The sequence CTTTCAGCTACCTCTTTTTGAACCATAATATATATCTCATCTATTACATCTCTATTCTCTATAAGCTTATTGATTATAGGTGAAGTGATATAGTATGGAATATTAGCAACTACCTTTGTCCCAGCTCCTACATAGGCTCTCAAGTCAGTTTCTAATACATCGTTCATTACAAGAGTATATTTAGGATTTTCATCAAATTTTTTTCTTAAGATTTTTTCTAAATCTCTATCTATCTCCACAGTTACAACTTTTTTGGCTGTATCAAGAAGTAGAGCAGTCAAAGCCCCCTCCCCTGGTCCTATCTCTAGTACAGTATCTTCAGCTTGCACATTGGATACTTCCATAATTTTTCTTAATATTGCTTTTTGATCAGTTAAAAAATTTTGCCCAAATTTCTTTTTATGTTTAAAGGACATTTTCTCCTCCAATTATTTTTTTACAATAATACCTATATAAGGCAAATTTCTATGGTATTGATCATAGTCTAATCCATAACCTACAACAAATTCATCTGGAATTTTAAATCCTATATAATCTCCTTTTATTTCAGCAGTTCTTCTACTTGGCTTGTCCAATAAAGTACAAATTTTTAAGCTTTTAGCCCCCCTCTTTTGCAACATTTTTTTTACATAACTCAATGTTAATCCAGTATCTATTATATCTTCAATGATTAAAACTTCTTTATCTTTTACATCAACATCTATATCTTTTAGTACATTAATTACTCCTGTACTTGTTGTTCCAGAATAACTAGAAACACTCATAAAATCAATCACAATCGGCAAATTTATTTCTTTTATCAAATCTGTCATAAACATTACAGAGCCTTTTAATAGCCCAATAACTAAAATTTCTCTTCCTTGATAATCTTTTTCGAGCTCTTTTGCTAATTCTTTGATTCTTTTCTCCACTTCCTTTCTCGTTAAAAGTGTTTTTATAGTATATTCCACCCTATTTCCTCCTTTTAAAACATAACTTTACCAAGTTATATTTTAATAAAATCAATTACGATATATTTTATCATTTACTCTAGAAATTATCAAGTAGTTATTGATATTTTATGTATCTTATGATATTATCATTATTATAAAATATACAATTCAATGGAGGAGTAATGAATAAAAAAACATTTTTTATCTCTTTGTCAGGATTTTTGGCTTTAGCTTTAAGTATATTTTTTTTTATGGAGATATTTTTAATAAAATATTTTAATGAAAAATTTTATAAAATTCCGAATTTAAAATCTTATACATTAAAAGAAGCTGAAGATATCTTAAAAAAGAATGAACTAAAAATAGAAAAAATTGGAGACGAGTTTTCTGCCCTTCCTATTGGTGAAATTTTTTTACAGGAACCTGAAGCTAACTCTATAGTAAAAAAAAATAGAAATATAAAAGTTTGGGTAAGTAAAGGAAAAGCTCTTGTAGAAGTTCCTAATTTAATTGGAATGAACTATCTTGATGCTAAATCTATAGCTGAACAAAAAGGTCTCATCATTGATAAAGTTATTACTGTAAAAGCTCAAGGAAATTATAATTCTGTTTTAGCTACAGATCCTAATACTGATACTCTTTTAACTAGAGGTGAAAGAATATCTTTTTTAGTAAATGGTGCTGAACAAGTTTTTGAAATAAAAATGCCTGATTTAATTGGCCTTTCCTTCGATAAAGCTTTAGATATACTTACAAAAAATTCTCTTATAATAGGAAATATTGAATTTTCTTCTAT comes from Fusobacterium necrogenes and encodes:
- a CDS encoding PASTA domain-containing protein, yielding MNKKTFFISLSGFLALALSIFFFMEIFLIKYFNEKFYKIPNLKSYTLKEAEDILKKNELKIEKIGDEFSALPIGEIFLQEPEANSIVKKNRNIKVWVSKGKALVEVPNLIGMNYLDAKSIAEQKGLIIDKVITVKAQGNYNSVLATDPNTDTLLTRGERISFLVNGAEQVFEIKMPDLIGLSFDKALDILTKNSLIIGNIEFSSIPGVEKNVIIKSSINADEKIPAGSTVDLVINN
- the rsmA gene encoding 16S rRNA (adenine(1518)-N(6)/adenine(1519)-N(6))-dimethyltransferase RsmA, which codes for MSFKHKKKFGQNFLTDQKAILRKIMEVSNVQAEDTVLEIGPGEGALTALLLDTAKKVVTVEIDRDLEKILRKKFDENPKYTLVMNDVLETDLRAYVGAGTKVVANIPYYITSPIINKLIENRDVIDEIYIMVQKEVAERVCAKKGKERSVLTLAVKYYGEAEYLFTIPKEFFTPIPKVDSAFMSIKLYKDNRYINQVDEDTFFKYVKAGFSNKRKNLLNNFSTLGYSKDELRVILAKAEIPETERAENLSIEDFIRLILIFENK
- the hpt gene encoding hypoxanthine phosphoribosyltransferase, with translation MEYTIKTLLTRKEVEKRIKELAKELEKDYQGREILVIGLLKGSVMFMTDLIKEINLPIVIDFMSVSSYSGTTSTGVINVLKDIDVDVKDKEVLIIEDIIDTGLTLSYVKKMLQKRGAKSLKICTLLDKPSRRTAEIKGDYIGFKIPDEFVVGYGLDYDQYHRNLPYIGIIVKK